From a single Photobacterium gaetbulicola Gung47 genomic region:
- a CDS encoding regulatory protein PfoR (COG1299), with the protein MEILMGVVALLGALCLFSLFSFKAPNGSAAMSGLADAAIATFLVEAIHKYVMGNLLGIGYLAEFGNMVGAMGGIAAATLVMLRMGVQPVYAIVTGLAMANLGILEGFIVGYLFSFATPLFKKYLPEGVDVILGVLTLAPLARLVGIFISPGLEVLMGTLASMITEATLLSPIAMGFLLGGLIKMVCTSPLSSMALTAMLGLTGLPMGIAAIACVGGSFTNGYIFHSLKLGKSSNTISVMLEPLTQAHIVTRNPVPIFMSNFIGGALAGVIAAYFGIINDAPGSAAPIPGLLASIAFNEPHTLLMATVAAAIAGLVGGIIGHRLYIKLLAERIPLQHFANG; encoded by the coding sequence ATGGAAATCTTAATGGGTGTCGTCGCCCTGCTCGGCGCGCTGTGCCTTTTTTCGCTGTTTAGTTTCAAGGCTCCAAACGGCAGTGCCGCAATGAGTGGGCTTGCCGATGCCGCTATCGCCACTTTTCTGGTTGAAGCTATTCATAAATACGTCATGGGTAACCTGCTTGGAATCGGCTATCTTGCTGAGTTTGGCAATATGGTTGGCGCAATGGGCGGGATAGCCGCGGCAACACTGGTCATGCTTCGCATGGGGGTGCAACCGGTCTATGCCATCGTTACGGGTCTTGCGATGGCTAACCTCGGCATTCTAGAAGGATTCATCGTCGGCTATCTGTTCTCTTTTGCCACCCCGCTGTTCAAGAAGTATTTGCCTGAAGGGGTGGATGTGATCCTAGGGGTACTCACGCTGGCACCATTAGCCCGCTTGGTCGGCATTTTTATCAGCCCGGGGCTGGAAGTTTTGATGGGCACTCTGGCCAGCATGATCACCGAAGCCACGTTGCTATCGCCTATTGCTATGGGCTTCTTGCTCGGAGGCCTGATTAAAATGGTGTGCACGTCACCGCTGAGCTCGATGGCATTGACTGCGATGCTGGGGCTAACGGGATTACCGATGGGGATTGCGGCCATTGCCTGCGTCGGTGGCTCGTTCACCAATGGTTATATTTTCCACTCGCTCAAACTGGGCAAGTCGAGCAACACCATCAGCGTGATGCTGGAGCCGCTTACCCAGGCCCACATCGTGACCAGAAACCCGGTTCCTATCTTTATGTCCAACTTTATTGGTGGAGCCTTGGCCGGGGTCATCGCCGCCTACTTCGGTATCATCAATGATGCCCCCGGTAGTGCCGCCCCCATTCCTGGCCTATTGGCGTCCATCGCCTTTAACGAGCCTCATACTTTGCTGATGGCCACTGTTGCCGCTGCGATAGCCGGTTTGGTAGGCGGTATCATTGGTCACCGCCTCTACATCAAGCTACTGGCTGAGCGTATACCTCTGCAGCACTTTGCCAACGGCTAA